The stretch of DNA AAGGTGCACGTCGTCCGCCGCAGGGGTCGAGCCGCCGCGGCGGGAGAGGAGAGCGCCAAGTGTGGGGTCAACGAGGACGAGGCGAGGGTGCCGAAAAATCTGCTAAAGGAGCCCGGAAACTCAGAGCAGACCGGtaagaaatattttacatttcATATTTTATTGACAAAAATCTTAATCTATTTAAGACTTAGCTCCGGTTTTGACAGAAGGGGCGGAGTTACGGCTCAGAGTGGGCGGGAGTACAACTTTCGGAAGGTGGAGGAAGGCGATACTGTGATTTTTGGCGTAGGTCCGATACTGGTCATTGAAAGATTTTccgattagaaaaaaaaaaaaaaaagtattttacttttatatatatatatatatatatatatatatatatatatatatatatatatatatatatatatatatatatatatatatatatatatatattgtaattaatctttttttttattttttatttatttaaataaaaatttaaaatagttttatcattccatccatccatttcctaccgcttgtacctttcggggtcgccaggggtgctggagcctatctcagctgcattattattattttaatgtatttatttatatatattaatatatttatttacctatcaattgaataaataaatattgaaaaatTATCATTTACGGAATTGTATTGTCATACCAGCCCACATGAGAAGGCACCGCATGTTTATCTTTTtgcaataattttcaaaataaaaaaatattatttatcaaACGTTTATCGTGTTTGTAATCACAATCAACCCCAGGAGAGAAAAAAGTATAAAGTAGGGTTGTGAATCTTACATCTTGTAACCAAATCTCGCAGTATattaattggtaaaaaaaaacaaaaaaaactttaggttaccaaaaaaaaataaaacagattTCTGAAAAGTATCAATCGATTTAAAAACATAATTTCTTTTTCTGCAATCCTCacgaaagaaataataataacaatgttaatatcaacaaaataaatcaattatcCAGATATTACCTTTTTTACTTGATACATTTGAGGGGAAACTGtgtaaaataagtaaaaaataaataaactactaTTGGTTCCCATTACCCCCAAAATCATTTTGTAGTCCATCGGTtatataacaatgaataaacataACAATATAACCAAcagaataataaaaacataaacataTCGATATCATCATGGCGGTATCTATCCGATACGGATATCGACCTTGATATCGATATTTGGCTCGATGTAGGATGAGGAGGTGGGGGGTGGAAGGAGCTGAGCGGCGCTTACTCACCTCCTGGTACAGAAATCTGTCCCCTAATAGAAAGGATTTTCTTCCCCACAAACTCAAAGTTTCCGACACAAAATGTCATTTGAAGAATGTGTTAGTCATCAAAGGgcagaatttaaaaaatagatacatAAATGAAAAGACCGTGCTGTGTTTATAGGAACCCTTCTTGTAACTGTTAATCTCTTCAAAGTGCgtgaataaaaataacaaaatggtTCTCCCCGTCCCTTCAGACCACCACAGAACCAGGCGGTTTGTTTCCACTCCTCGCTACCTGGAGATCATGTTGGTGGCCGACCAGTCCATGGCCGAGTTCCACGGCGCCGGGCTCAAAGCCTACCTCCTCACCATCATGGCCGTGGCCTCCCGCCTCTACCGCCACCCGAGCATCCATAACTCCATCAGCCTGGCGGTGGTGAAGGTGCTGGTGGTCTACGAGGAAGAGCGAGGCCCTCGGGTGTCGTCCAACGCCGCCATGACCTTACGCAACTTCTGCCAGTGGCAGCGGCAGCACAACCCCCCTAGCGACCGCCACCCTGAGCACTATGACACCGCCATGCTCTTCACAAGGACGGTAAGTCTGACACATGGAGAGTAAGGATGAGGAAGAAAATATTCATGGACTAACTCATCTGCTTTTGTAGGATCTGTGCGGCGCTCATTCCTGCGACACTCTGGGAATGGCAGATGTCGGCACCGTGTGTGACCCGGACAGAAGCTGCTCCATCATTGAAGACGACGGACTGCAGGCTGCGTTTACAGTAGCACACGAGCTAGGTGAGTACTACAGGATCACTGTCTCACTGTCCGCAGGGGCATAGCACCAAATTCTGGACCTTCTAAAGGGCCCCCAATCTGACACTAAACcttaactttaatcaagggtccttgaatgcaATACAGTTATGATGTCGTTTTTAGTACCCCCCATTTAGTCCTCTACTTCGACGCACTGCTAAACTGACGTGCATGTGTCTCCGTAGGTCACGTCTTCAACATGCCTCATGACGACGCTCAGCTGTGCGCCGGGGTTAACGGTCCCCACTGGGGCTCCCACATGATGGCCTCCACCCTGGCCAATCTCGACCAGCAGCAGCCGTGGTCCCCCTGTTCCGCCCTCATGGTCACCACCTTCCTGGATAACGGCCACGGTCAATGCCTGCTCGATAAGCCCGCCAAGCCTCAAGCGCTCCCCCAGCCTCTTCCGGGGACGGTCTACGACGCAGACCACCAGTGTCGCCTGACCTTTGGTGACGACTCCCAACACTGTCCCGACCTGAGCACCACCTGCGCGGCTCTGTGGTGCACAGTGACAACTTCCAACGGTTTGCTGGTCTGCCAAACCAAGAACTCCCCGTGGGCCGACGGGACATCGTGTGGACACGATAGCTACTGTCTGGCCGGGCAGTGTCTCACAAAGAGCCAAGCCGTCAAACATCAGGTAGGGAGCCGGACTCCATCCGAAGACATTTTGTTTTAAAGTTTGACCAAAAACTAAACCAATGTGAATGTTGTGTTTCCAGATTCCTGTCAACGGTGGCTGGGGAGCGCGGGGTTCTTGGGGTGACTGCGCTCGAACCTGCGGCGGAGGAGTGCAATACTCTTTCCGGTCCTGCGACAACCCTTTGCCTAAGAATGGAGGCAAATACTGTGAGGGCAAGAGGATCCAGTACCGCTCCTGTAACACTGAAATCTGCCCCGACACTAACGGTAAGTCAGTGCTAACTAAAGTCAAACTTTGCTGGTATTTGGACAACACAAACCTAACCTCTGGTTCATTTTTTTAGGTCTGTCCTTCCGGGAGGAACAGTGTCTGGCTCACAACGACATGTCCGCCCAAGTGTCTCTCGGTTCGGGAGAGGGTGTTGAATGGGTGCCCAAATATGCTGGAGTTTCGCCCAAAGACCGTTGCAAGCTAGTGTGTCGGGCAAAGGGGACGGGATACTTCTTCGTCCTTAAATCTAAGGTGAGATTTGGAGATTTTATGGTAATATCGTttcacaaggttgtaaactgtaagtaggttagatataattattgaaaacCATTAAAATCAAAAGAAAGATTACAATTTCAGTGAGCACCTGGTACCTTTGTAGAGGAAAAGTTGGGCCCAGAGGTCAAAAAAGTTGCGACCCCATGTCCTGCTCTATCCTTTCAAAGCCACGATTTGCGTCTTTGTGCCATTTGGCCACTTGATGGCACTGTTGGCTCACCGTTCCCCCGCTCCCTCTGCAGCCAAAGGGCTATTCATGCTTTGCTCGGTTAATGACGAGCTTTACCTTGCCTGTTTACTTTGGCTTTACAAATAAGAAATAGCGAGATGACGCAATGACAAAATCGTGGTGAACGTTATCGATCATAAATCTGGTTTCACTTCCACCTTTTTTTAAGCTTGTAGGCAGTTTGAAGTCTGTAGCAGTCTGTAGTAGTCACAATGCCACACCTGTTCTTGGAAGGGTCCTAAGTTCCAATTGTGTCATTGTTTCTCTCCAGGTGGCGGATGGAACACCCTGCAGCCCCGATTCCACCTCAGTTTGCGTTCAAGGCCAGTGTGTGAAGGCGGGATGTGATCGCGTCATCGGCTCCAACCAGCGCTACGACAAATGCGGCATGTGCGGCGGGGACGGAGCCAACTGCAAGAAAGTGTCGGGATCACTAGAGCGTGCCAGGTACACAAACCCAGCCTTTGTTCACATTTTTTATATTGAACCCATCAAGGCTCTTCTGTATATGGTTGGACTAAATTTACTTAATTGTCCAGGCCTGGGTACCAAGACGTGGTGACTATACCCGCGGGCGCCACCCATCTGGACGTCAAACAGCGTTCCCCTGGCAATGGCCGCCATGACAACAGTTACCTGGCAGTGCGCCGACAGGATGGCACCTACCTGTTGAACGGCGATTATAAGCTAATGACCATGGAGACGGACATCACCCTGCAGGGTGCGCTGTTGCGCTACAGCGGTTCCTCCGCCAGCCTCGAGCGACTTCGCAGCTTTTCCCCCCTGCCTGAGCCTCTCACCATCCAGGTACTGTCGGTGGGGGATGCCCCGAGGCCCAGAGTGAAGTATAGTTACTTTGCCCCGAGACCCAACAATGCCGCTTCCCCCAACAACAACGGCGGCCGGCGGCATTCCATCAACGCCATCCGAGAGCTGGGGGTGGCCGAGTGGACCCTGATGGAGTGGGGTCCCTGCTCCCAGACCTGCGGGGGAGGCACGCAGCAGAGAGAGGTGGTGTGTCTGGACCCCCAGGGCCGCCCGTCCAAAGACTGCCCGGAGGAGCTGCGACCTTTGGCGTCGCGCGCCTGCGCCTCTCAGCCCTGCCCCACCTGGCTTCTCGGGGAGTGGTCTACGTGCTCCAAGACCTGCGGAAGGGGGTTCCGCAAACGTCAACTCCGCTGCATCGGCCAAGACGGCCGCACACTGACCCACGACAGCTGTGACTCCAAAGATCGGCCGCGGCCCCTGCTGGAACTGTGCTACCAGAGTGCCTGCTAAGGACTGCTTTGACAACCTGACCTCTGTTTGATGAATTCATTCATTCCACGTGTGGTAACTCCAGTCCTGTCGGGAACCACGGCGACTGTGTCACGCGTTTGCAAAGTCTGACGCGGCGCGCCTCGTCTCCCACCAACATGAAAGAGTTGGAGCATGCTGTTTACCATCGTTATgtcgtgctcgtgtgtgtgtgtgtgtgtgtgtgtgtgtgtgtgtgtgtgtgtgtgtgtgtgtgtgtgtctcgatGCATGTTTGTCCAAGCTGGGCTGGACGGATTCAAAGGGTATTGTGGCGTTTATATATAAAGAACATGTGTTCTACTTACTCAGCCCATCAGGTATGGAAAATAAGATTTATTCTGAACTGTCAGTCCACATTTTTATTTATCACAAACCTGTAGCACTTCACTTttttatgtgtatttttttattttttttaaccagtgGCACATTGTAACGCTCATTTTCTCTCTCTGAATGcctcgttgttgttttttttcatttagccaTATCGTGAAAAccaaagacgtgtgtgtgtgcgtgtgtgtgtgtgagagagagagagagagagtgtgtggagACCTAAAGAGGGACTTGTCTCCTGCTACTACTTCATAAGTAAGTCTCTCCTGCCTTCTGCGAAGGCATCTTGTTTTTTCACAGTTGTCTCTTTTGTACAGAATATccaaacattatttatttttgtacagcctgttatatataatcatgtggcctcttttaatattattttttatttgtttgtgagATCACAGAAGGAAGTAGAATAAAAAgagtatttatacagtatatggtcCTAGGTTCATGAATAAAATATCACAGTGACTCATGCAAGTATTGTCTCCTCTTTTGACACACGCACGCAATCCCGCCACCAAAAATGACCTTGCATGCGGCGTCCCCACTGCCCCGGTTTCCTGTTGAGACTTCCGCCTTGCAGCAAAAAGTGGCTCGTTTTCCTGTAATTATGAACAATTATAAAGCAGATTAGACAGACGCATCATATACAAATGCTTCAGCACATTTTCTGACTGAGTGTggcaaagaaaataaataatgaGCCTACCTTTTTACCTGCTTTTCATGCCTGCAGCATCATTGCAGCTGGCAAGAAACATCTGGAAGACATTTGGAATCATTGCTGCTCCATGTGGGTGGCAGAGCTAAATTACCCTTCTTCCCAATGGGTTCCTTGCTTGTTTGATTTTCGGACTTTGTCATTCTGTGCAACAAATGGAGAGGACAGAACTTTTAAAACTGTTGTCAGTGACTGCAAATTGAAGGTcttgaccaggggtccccaaactttttgactcgggggccacattaggTTAAAGGAATTtgcctatatatatatcagtggttcttaaccttgttggaggtaccgaaccccaccagtttcatatgagcattcaccgaacccttttttagtgaaaaataaaatgtttttttttcaaattcaagacaaagttatatgtttttggtaacactttagtatggggaacatattctaagtaacaaaaacttaatttagagttatttggacactaggggtacatattctaagtaataaagacttaatttagagtcatttggttggggttagggccagcgttagagggttagggtaataataaggccatgccgaataaggcattaataagtacttaatattgactagttaagagccaatatgtttctaatttgcatgttaataagcaagtaactaatggtgaatatgttccccatactaaagtgttaccatgtttttttactggtgcacgaaatgaaccgtgcatgaacatcaccttgttcaaagaacaaaaccaaaacagtgcataaactcactgacggtaggtatggtgttcctgggattaaaggcctcaccttttctcctccaaacatattgctgggtattgtggccaaacagctcaaggggtatgtaaccaaa from Entelurus aequoreus isolate RoL-2023_Sb linkage group LG01, RoL_Eaeq_v1.1, whole genome shotgun sequence encodes:
- the adamts1 gene encoding A disintegrin and metalloproteinase with thrombospondin motifs 1, producing MMWLCCVFVGLMAELCVGAWEESTVVPVRLDAADERRVYRLDVFDQEFTLQLEPDHTFLAPGFVFHVVGRPESHPSPAPKSDRDESECFFSGTVNGDEHSAAAVNLCQGLRGGFYLDGQEFFIQPLDETEKVHVVRRRGRAAAAGEESAKCGVNEDEARVPKNLLKEPGNSEQTDHHRTRRFVSTPRYLEIMLVADQSMAEFHGAGLKAYLLTIMAVASRLYRHPSIHNSISLAVVKVLVVYEEERGPRVSSNAAMTLRNFCQWQRQHNPPSDRHPEHYDTAMLFTRTDLCGAHSCDTLGMADVGTVCDPDRSCSIIEDDGLQAAFTVAHELGHVFNMPHDDAQLCAGVNGPHWGSHMMASTLANLDQQQPWSPCSALMVTTFLDNGHGQCLLDKPAKPQALPQPLPGTVYDADHQCRLTFGDDSQHCPDLSTTCAALWCTVTTSNGLLVCQTKNSPWADGTSCGHDSYCLAGQCLTKSQAVKHQIPVNGGWGARGSWGDCARTCGGGVQYSFRSCDNPLPKNGGKYCEGKRIQYRSCNTEICPDTNGLSFREEQCLAHNDMSAQVSLGSGEGVEWVPKYAGVSPKDRCKLVCRAKGTGYFFVLKSKVADGTPCSPDSTSVCVQGQCVKAGCDRVIGSNQRYDKCGMCGGDGANCKKVSGSLERARPGYQDVVTIPAGATHLDVKQRSPGNGRHDNSYLAVRRQDGTYLLNGDYKLMTMETDITLQGALLRYSGSSASLERLRSFSPLPEPLTIQVLSVGDAPRPRVKYSYFAPRPNNAASPNNNGGRRHSINAIRELGVAEWTLMEWGPCSQTCGGGTQQREVVCLDPQGRPSKDCPEELRPLASRACASQPCPTWLLGEWSTCSKTCGRGFRKRQLRCIGQDGRTLTHDSCDSKDRPRPLLELCYQSAC